In Solea senegalensis isolate Sse05_10M linkage group LG18, IFAPA_SoseM_1, whole genome shotgun sequence, a single window of DNA contains:
- the brsk1a gene encoding serine/threonine-protein kinase BRSK1 isoform X2, translating to MSKELSLSQSAQYVGPYRLEKTLGKGQTGLVKLGVHCITGQKVAIKIVNREKLSESVLMKVEREIAILKLIEHPHVLKLHDVYENNKYLYLVLEHVSGGELFDYLVKKGRLTPKEARKFFRQIISALDFCHSHSICHRDLKPENLLLDEKNNIRIADFGMASLQVGDSLLETSCGSPHYACPEVIRGEKYDGRRADVWSCGVILFALLVGALPFDHDNLRQLLEKVKSGVFHMPHFIPPDCQSLLKGMIEVNPEKRLTLEAIQKHAWYQGGRNEPCPEQPPPRRVCVKRISSLTELDPDVLDSMHSLGCFRDRVKLTRDLQCEEENQEKMIYYLLLDRKERYPSYEDEDLPPRNDVADPPRKRVDSPMLTRHGRCRPERKSLEVLSVTEQGSPTPPRRTLDTAAHSQRSRSVSGASTGLSSSPLSSPRSYQSPIFTFSQSDVTCATATPLTKEGPKQGSITTPRSARAHDKPKAPPNPKTQTLPIKGPIERPHLQPIKSLPLHNPSSRSPSPSPLLSPIPRFFFPSSSVLKSVTKSFYPNSAHSVPQVTPQGSPLPTPLGTPVHHPHHPSSTPPSSSSSSSSSRAEGGGGVGSLSLTPPSSPGGGSGMAASSSAHWRTRLNSFKNNLLGSPRFHRRKLQVPTSEDMSSLTPESSPELAKKSWFGNFIGLEKEEQIFVVIRDKPLSSVKADIVHAFLSIPSLSHSVISQTSFRAEYKSSGGPSVFQKPVKFQVDIAFSEGERERDRERGEREGRRESGLYSVTFSLISGPSRRFRRVVETIQAQLLSSHDQPMVPGLSDEKNSRPHGTPTRQNSRRSEGGGDRCEWGDRADGAGIGGSGGVLQRRGSAKERTRLLSSNGTQSQP from the exons GTTGAGAGGGAGATTGCCATTCTGAAGCTGATTGAACATCCGCATGTGTTGAAGCTGCATGATGTTTACGAGAATAACAAATATCT GTACCTGGTGTTGGAGCATGTGTCAGGAGGAGAGCTCTTCGACTACCTGGTGAAGAAGGGCAGACTGACCCCAAAAGAGGCCAGAAAGTTCTTCAGGCAGATCATCTCAGCTTTGGATTTCTGCCACAGTCATTCTATCTG TCACAGAGACCTAAAGCCTGAGAACTTGCTCCTGGATGAAAAGAATAACATCCGAATCGCTGACTTTGGCATGGCCTCCCTGCAGGTGGGAGACAGTCTGTTAGAGACCAGCTGTGG ATCTCCACATTATGCGTGTCCTGAAGTCATACGG GGGGAGAAATATGATGGGCGGAGAGCAGACGTGTGGAGCTGTGGGGTCATCCTGTTTGCTCTGTTGGTG GGTGCCCTGCCTTTTGACCACGATAATTTACGCCAGCTCCTGGAGAAGGTGAAAAGCGGAGTGTTCCACATGCCCCACTTCATTCCCCCAGACTGCCAGTCTCTGCTCAAGGGCATGATTGAGGTCAACCCTGAGAAGAGGCTCACG CTAGAGGCCATCCAGAAACATGCCTGGTACCA GGGTGGCCGCAACGAGCCTTGTCCAGAGCAGCCTCCTCCCAGGCGAGTGTGCGTGAAGCGAATCTCTTCCCTGACCGAACTGGACCCAGATGTGCTGGACAGCATGCACTCGCTGGGCTGTTTCAGAGACCGAGTCAAGCTCACCCGAGACCTGCAGTGTGAAGA GGAAAACCAGGAGAagatgatttattatttgttgcTGGACAGAAAAGAGCGCTACCCAAGCTATGAGGATGAGGACCTACCTCCGCGCAATGACGTAG CAGACCCTCCGAGAAAGCGTGTTGACTCTCCGATGCTGACACGCCACGGCCGCTGCCGTCCCGAGAGGAAAAGCCTGGAGGTGCTGAGTGTGACTGAACAGGGGTCTCCCACCCCGCCTCGCAGGACCCTGGATACAGCTGCACACAGCCAAAG GTCTCGCTCAGTGAGTGGAGCTTCCACTGGTCTCTCCTCCAGCCCGCTCAGCAGCCCCCGG TCCTATCAGAGCCCCATCTTCACTTTCAGCCAATCAGACGTCACCTGTGCCACCGCAACCCCCCTCACAAAGGAGGGGCCTAAACAGGGAAGCATCACAACTCCTCGCTCAGCACGGGCTCATGACAAGCCCAAAGCTCCCCCCAACCCAAAGACCCAGACCCTGCCCATCAAGGGACCCATCGAGCGGCCCCACCTGCAGCCCATCAAATCCCTCCCTCTGCACAACCCATCCTCCcgctccccctctccctctccgcTCCTGTCACCCATCCCTCGTTTCTTCTTTCCTTCGTCCTCTGTCCTAAAATCAGTGACTAAGAGCTTCTACCCAAACTCTGCCCACTCTGTGCCGCAGGTCACTCCCCAGGGCTCTCCGTTGCCCACACCCTTGGGCACCCCTGTCCACCACCCTCACCACCCCTCCTCCACCccgccctcctcttcctcgtcctcgtcctcctcgcgggcggagggagggggaggggtgggTTCGTTGTCGCTGACCCCGCCCTCCAGTCCAGGAGGGGGAAGCGGCATGGCAGCCAGCAGCTCTGCCCACTGGAGGACTCGCCTCAATTCTTTCAAGAACAACCTGTTGGGCTCGCCCCGTTTCCATCGTCGCAAGCTGCAGG ttcCTACATCAGAAGACATGTCCAGTCTAACGCCAGAATCCAGCCCAGA ATTGGCCAAGAAATCATGGTTTGGAAACTTCATTGGTttagagaaagaggagcagatCTTTGTGGTCATCAGAGACAAACCTCTGAGCTCAGTTAAGGCCGACATTGTGCACGCCTTCCTGTCT ATCCCGTCACTCAGCCACAGTGTCATCTCCCAGACCAGCTTCCGGGCCGAGTACAAGTCCTCCGGCGGCCCCTCCGTCTTCCAGAAGCCTGTCAAGTTCCAGGTGGACATTGCTTTCTCAGAGGGCGAGAGGGAgcgagacagggagagaggcgagagggagggaaggagggagagcgGACTCTACAGCGTGACATTCTCCCTCATATCAG GCCCCAGTCGCAGGTTCAGACGAGTGGTGGAGACGATTCAAGCTCAGCTTCTCAGCTCTCATGATCAACCCATGGTGCCAGGCCTATCTG ATGAGAAGAATAGCCGGCCCCACGGCACCCCCACCCGCCAAAACTCGAGGCGCTCCGAGGGTGGGGGCGACAGGTGTGAGTGGGGCGACCGCGCCGATGGTGCAGGCATAGGAGGCAGCGGGGGAGTCCTGCAGCGCAGAGGCTCGGCCAAAGAGAGAACCCGACTGCTGTCCTCCAACGGAACCCAGTCCCAACCGTAG
- the brsk1a gene encoding serine/threonine-protein kinase BRSK1 isoform X3 — protein MSKELSLSQSAQYVGPYRLEKTLGKGQTGLVKLGVHCITGQKVAIKIVNREKLSESVLMKVEREIAILKLIEHPHVLKLHDVYENNKYLYLVLEHVSGGELFDYLVKKGRLTPKEARKFFRQIISALDFCHSHSICHRDLKPENLLLDEKNNIRIADFGMASLQVGDSLLETSCGSPHYACPEVIRGEKYDGRRADVWSCGVILFALLVGALPFDHDNLRQLLEKVKSGVFHMPHFIPPDCQSLLKGMIEVNPEKRLTLEAIQKHAWYQGGRNEPCPEQPPPRRVCVKRISSLTELDPDVLDSMHSLGCFRDRVKLTRDLQCEEENQEKMIYYLLLDRKERYPSYEDEDLPPRNDVADPPRKRVDSPMLTRHGRCRPERKSLEVLSVTEQGSPTPPRRTLDTAAHSQRSRSVSGASTGLSSSPLSSPRSYQSPIFTFSQSDVTCATATPLTKEGPKQGSITTPRSARAHDKPKAPPNPKTQTLPIKGPIERPHLQPIKSLPLHNPSSRSPSPSPLLSPIPRFFFPSSSVLKSVTKSFYPNSAHSVPQVTPQGSPLPTPLGTPVHHPHHPSSTPPSSSSSSSSSRAEGGGGVGSLSLTPPSSPGGGSGMAASSSAHWRTRLNSFKNNLLGSPRFHRRKLQVPTSEDMSSLTPESSPELAKKSWFGNFIGLEKEEQIFVVIRDKPLSSVKADIVHAFLSSVGLSASSLSPHHADPVTQPQCHLPDQLPGRVQVLRRPLRLPEACQVPGGHCFLRGREGARQGERREGGKEGERTLQRDILPHIRPQSQVQTSGGDDSSSASQLS, from the exons GTTGAGAGGGAGATTGCCATTCTGAAGCTGATTGAACATCCGCATGTGTTGAAGCTGCATGATGTTTACGAGAATAACAAATATCT GTACCTGGTGTTGGAGCATGTGTCAGGAGGAGAGCTCTTCGACTACCTGGTGAAGAAGGGCAGACTGACCCCAAAAGAGGCCAGAAAGTTCTTCAGGCAGATCATCTCAGCTTTGGATTTCTGCCACAGTCATTCTATCTG TCACAGAGACCTAAAGCCTGAGAACTTGCTCCTGGATGAAAAGAATAACATCCGAATCGCTGACTTTGGCATGGCCTCCCTGCAGGTGGGAGACAGTCTGTTAGAGACCAGCTGTGG ATCTCCACATTATGCGTGTCCTGAAGTCATACGG GGGGAGAAATATGATGGGCGGAGAGCAGACGTGTGGAGCTGTGGGGTCATCCTGTTTGCTCTGTTGGTG GGTGCCCTGCCTTTTGACCACGATAATTTACGCCAGCTCCTGGAGAAGGTGAAAAGCGGAGTGTTCCACATGCCCCACTTCATTCCCCCAGACTGCCAGTCTCTGCTCAAGGGCATGATTGAGGTCAACCCTGAGAAGAGGCTCACG CTAGAGGCCATCCAGAAACATGCCTGGTACCA GGGTGGCCGCAACGAGCCTTGTCCAGAGCAGCCTCCTCCCAGGCGAGTGTGCGTGAAGCGAATCTCTTCCCTGACCGAACTGGACCCAGATGTGCTGGACAGCATGCACTCGCTGGGCTGTTTCAGAGACCGAGTCAAGCTCACCCGAGACCTGCAGTGTGAAGA GGAAAACCAGGAGAagatgatttattatttgttgcTGGACAGAAAAGAGCGCTACCCAAGCTATGAGGATGAGGACCTACCTCCGCGCAATGACGTAG CAGACCCTCCGAGAAAGCGTGTTGACTCTCCGATGCTGACACGCCACGGCCGCTGCCGTCCCGAGAGGAAAAGCCTGGAGGTGCTGAGTGTGACTGAACAGGGGTCTCCCACCCCGCCTCGCAGGACCCTGGATACAGCTGCACACAGCCAAAG GTCTCGCTCAGTGAGTGGAGCTTCCACTGGTCTCTCCTCCAGCCCGCTCAGCAGCCCCCGG TCCTATCAGAGCCCCATCTTCACTTTCAGCCAATCAGACGTCACCTGTGCCACCGCAACCCCCCTCACAAAGGAGGGGCCTAAACAGGGAAGCATCACAACTCCTCGCTCAGCACGGGCTCATGACAAGCCCAAAGCTCCCCCCAACCCAAAGACCCAGACCCTGCCCATCAAGGGACCCATCGAGCGGCCCCACCTGCAGCCCATCAAATCCCTCCCTCTGCACAACCCATCCTCCcgctccccctctccctctccgcTCCTGTCACCCATCCCTCGTTTCTTCTTTCCTTCGTCCTCTGTCCTAAAATCAGTGACTAAGAGCTTCTACCCAAACTCTGCCCACTCTGTGCCGCAGGTCACTCCCCAGGGCTCTCCGTTGCCCACACCCTTGGGCACCCCTGTCCACCACCCTCACCACCCCTCCTCCACCccgccctcctcttcctcgtcctcgtcctcctcgcgggcggagggagggggaggggtgggTTCGTTGTCGCTGACCCCGCCCTCCAGTCCAGGAGGGGGAAGCGGCATGGCAGCCAGCAGCTCTGCCCACTGGAGGACTCGCCTCAATTCTTTCAAGAACAACCTGTTGGGCTCGCCCCGTTTCCATCGTCGCAAGCTGCAGG ttcCTACATCAGAAGACATGTCCAGTCTAACGCCAGAATCCAGCCCAGA ATTGGCCAAGAAATCATGGTTTGGAAACTTCATTGGTttagagaaagaggagcagatCTTTGTGGTCATCAGAGACAAACCTCTGAGCTCAGTTAAGGCCGACATTGTGCACGCCTTCCTGTCT TCTGTCGGtctctctgcttcttctctgTCTCCCCACCACGCAGATCCCGTCACTCAGCCACAGTGTCATCTCCCAGACCAGCTTCCGGGCCGAGTACAAGTCCTCCGGCGGCCCCTCCGTCTTCCAGAAGCCTGTCAAGTTCCAGGTGGACATTGCTTTCTCAGAGGGCGAGAGGGAgcgagacagggagagaggcgagagggagggaaggagggagagcgGACTCTACAGCGTGACATTCTCCCTCATATCAG GCCCCAGTCGCAGGTTCAGACGAGTGGTGGAGACGATTCAAGCTCAGCTTCTCAGCTCTCATGA
- the brsk1a gene encoding serine/threonine-protein kinase BRSK1 isoform X1, with product MSKELSLSQSAQYVGPYRLEKTLGKGQTGLVKLGVHCITGQKVAIKIVNREKLSESVLMKVEREIAILKLIEHPHVLKLHDVYENNKYLYLVLEHVSGGELFDYLVKKGRLTPKEARKFFRQIISALDFCHSHSICHRDLKPENLLLDEKNNIRIADFGMASLQVGDSLLETSCGSPHYACPEVIRGEKYDGRRADVWSCGVILFALLVGALPFDHDNLRQLLEKVKSGVFHMPHFIPPDCQSLLKGMIEVNPEKRLTLEAIQKHAWYQGGRNEPCPEQPPPRRVCVKRISSLTELDPDVLDSMHSLGCFRDRVKLTRDLQCEEENQEKMIYYLLLDRKERYPSYEDEDLPPRNDVADPPRKRVDSPMLTRHGRCRPERKSLEVLSVTEQGSPTPPRRTLDTAAHSQRSRSVSGASTGLSSSPLSSPRSYQSPIFTFSQSDVTCATATPLTKEGPKQGSITTPRSARAHDKPKAPPNPKTQTLPIKGPIERPHLQPIKSLPLHNPSSRSPSPSPLLSPIPRFFFPSSSVLKSVTKSFYPNSAHSVPQVTPQGSPLPTPLGTPVHHPHHPSSTPPSSSSSSSSSRAEGGGGVGSLSLTPPSSPGGGSGMAASSSAHWRTRLNSFKNNLLGSPRFHRRKLQVPTSEDMSSLTPESSPELAKKSWFGNFIGLEKEEQIFVVIRDKPLSSVKADIVHAFLSIPSLSHSVISQTSFRAEYKSSGGPSVFQKPVKFQVDIAFSEGERERDRERGEREGRRESGLYSVTFSLISGPSRRFRRVVETIQAQLLSSHDQPMVPGLSDPFPDEKNSRPHGTPTRQNSRRSEGGGDRCEWGDRADGAGIGGSGGVLQRRGSAKERTRLLSSNGTQSQP from the exons GTTGAGAGGGAGATTGCCATTCTGAAGCTGATTGAACATCCGCATGTGTTGAAGCTGCATGATGTTTACGAGAATAACAAATATCT GTACCTGGTGTTGGAGCATGTGTCAGGAGGAGAGCTCTTCGACTACCTGGTGAAGAAGGGCAGACTGACCCCAAAAGAGGCCAGAAAGTTCTTCAGGCAGATCATCTCAGCTTTGGATTTCTGCCACAGTCATTCTATCTG TCACAGAGACCTAAAGCCTGAGAACTTGCTCCTGGATGAAAAGAATAACATCCGAATCGCTGACTTTGGCATGGCCTCCCTGCAGGTGGGAGACAGTCTGTTAGAGACCAGCTGTGG ATCTCCACATTATGCGTGTCCTGAAGTCATACGG GGGGAGAAATATGATGGGCGGAGAGCAGACGTGTGGAGCTGTGGGGTCATCCTGTTTGCTCTGTTGGTG GGTGCCCTGCCTTTTGACCACGATAATTTACGCCAGCTCCTGGAGAAGGTGAAAAGCGGAGTGTTCCACATGCCCCACTTCATTCCCCCAGACTGCCAGTCTCTGCTCAAGGGCATGATTGAGGTCAACCCTGAGAAGAGGCTCACG CTAGAGGCCATCCAGAAACATGCCTGGTACCA GGGTGGCCGCAACGAGCCTTGTCCAGAGCAGCCTCCTCCCAGGCGAGTGTGCGTGAAGCGAATCTCTTCCCTGACCGAACTGGACCCAGATGTGCTGGACAGCATGCACTCGCTGGGCTGTTTCAGAGACCGAGTCAAGCTCACCCGAGACCTGCAGTGTGAAGA GGAAAACCAGGAGAagatgatttattatttgttgcTGGACAGAAAAGAGCGCTACCCAAGCTATGAGGATGAGGACCTACCTCCGCGCAATGACGTAG CAGACCCTCCGAGAAAGCGTGTTGACTCTCCGATGCTGACACGCCACGGCCGCTGCCGTCCCGAGAGGAAAAGCCTGGAGGTGCTGAGTGTGACTGAACAGGGGTCTCCCACCCCGCCTCGCAGGACCCTGGATACAGCTGCACACAGCCAAAG GTCTCGCTCAGTGAGTGGAGCTTCCACTGGTCTCTCCTCCAGCCCGCTCAGCAGCCCCCGG TCCTATCAGAGCCCCATCTTCACTTTCAGCCAATCAGACGTCACCTGTGCCACCGCAACCCCCCTCACAAAGGAGGGGCCTAAACAGGGAAGCATCACAACTCCTCGCTCAGCACGGGCTCATGACAAGCCCAAAGCTCCCCCCAACCCAAAGACCCAGACCCTGCCCATCAAGGGACCCATCGAGCGGCCCCACCTGCAGCCCATCAAATCCCTCCCTCTGCACAACCCATCCTCCcgctccccctctccctctccgcTCCTGTCACCCATCCCTCGTTTCTTCTTTCCTTCGTCCTCTGTCCTAAAATCAGTGACTAAGAGCTTCTACCCAAACTCTGCCCACTCTGTGCCGCAGGTCACTCCCCAGGGCTCTCCGTTGCCCACACCCTTGGGCACCCCTGTCCACCACCCTCACCACCCCTCCTCCACCccgccctcctcttcctcgtcctcgtcctcctcgcgggcggagggagggggaggggtgggTTCGTTGTCGCTGACCCCGCCCTCCAGTCCAGGAGGGGGAAGCGGCATGGCAGCCAGCAGCTCTGCCCACTGGAGGACTCGCCTCAATTCTTTCAAGAACAACCTGTTGGGCTCGCCCCGTTTCCATCGTCGCAAGCTGCAGG ttcCTACATCAGAAGACATGTCCAGTCTAACGCCAGAATCCAGCCCAGA ATTGGCCAAGAAATCATGGTTTGGAAACTTCATTGGTttagagaaagaggagcagatCTTTGTGGTCATCAGAGACAAACCTCTGAGCTCAGTTAAGGCCGACATTGTGCACGCCTTCCTGTCT ATCCCGTCACTCAGCCACAGTGTCATCTCCCAGACCAGCTTCCGGGCCGAGTACAAGTCCTCCGGCGGCCCCTCCGTCTTCCAGAAGCCTGTCAAGTTCCAGGTGGACATTGCTTTCTCAGAGGGCGAGAGGGAgcgagacagggagagaggcgagagggagggaaggagggagagcgGACTCTACAGCGTGACATTCTCCCTCATATCAG GCCCCAGTCGCAGGTTCAGACGAGTGGTGGAGACGATTCAAGCTCAGCTTCTCAGCTCTCATGATCAACCCATGGTGCCAGGCCTATCTG ATCCCTTCCCAGATGAGAAGAATAGCCGGCCCCACGGCACCCCCACCCGCCAAAACTCGAGGCGCTCCGAGGGTGGGGGCGACAGGTGTGAGTGGGGCGACCGCGCCGATGGTGCAGGCATAGGAGGCAGCGGGGGAGTCCTGCAGCGCAGAGGCTCGGCCAAAGAGAGAACCCGACTGCTGTCCTCCAACGGAACCCAGTCCCAACCGTAG
- the brsk1a gene encoding serine/threonine-protein kinase BRSK2 isoform X4 — MSKELSLSQSAQYVGPYRLEKTLGKGQTGLVKLGVHCITGQKVAIKIVNREKLSESVLMKVEREIAILKLIEHPHVLKLHDVYENNKYLYLVLEHVSGGELFDYLVKKGRLTPKEARKFFRQIISALDFCHSHSICHRDLKPENLLLDEKNNIRIADFGMASLQVGDSLLETSCGSPHYACPEVIRGEKYDGRRADVWSCGVILFALLVGALPFDHDNLRQLLEKVKSGVFHMPHFIPPDCQSLLKGMIEVNPEKRLTLEAIQKHAWYQGGRNEPCPEQPPPRRVCVKRISSLTELDPDVLDSMHSLGCFRDRVKLTRDLQCEEENQEKMIYYLLLDRKERYPSYEDEDLPPRNDVADPPRKRVDSPMLTRHGRCRPERKSLEVLSVTEQGSPTPPRRTLDTAAHSQRSRSVSGASTGLSSSPLSSPRVTPQGSPLPTPLGTPVHHPHHPSSTPPSSSSSSSSSRAEGGGGVGSLSLTPPSSPGGGSGMAASSSAHWRTRLNSFKNNLLGSPRFHRRKLQVPTSEDMSSLTPESSPELAKKSWFGNFIGLEKEEQIFVVIRDKPLSSVKADIVHAFLSIPSLSHSVISQTSFRAEYKSSGGPSVFQKPVKFQVDIAFSEGERERDRERGEREGRRESGLYSVTFSLISGPSRRFRRVVETIQAQLLSSHDQPMVPGLSDPFPDEKNSRPHGTPTRQNSRRSEGGGDRCEWGDRADGAGIGGSGGVLQRRGSAKERTRLLSSNGTQSQP, encoded by the exons GTTGAGAGGGAGATTGCCATTCTGAAGCTGATTGAACATCCGCATGTGTTGAAGCTGCATGATGTTTACGAGAATAACAAATATCT GTACCTGGTGTTGGAGCATGTGTCAGGAGGAGAGCTCTTCGACTACCTGGTGAAGAAGGGCAGACTGACCCCAAAAGAGGCCAGAAAGTTCTTCAGGCAGATCATCTCAGCTTTGGATTTCTGCCACAGTCATTCTATCTG TCACAGAGACCTAAAGCCTGAGAACTTGCTCCTGGATGAAAAGAATAACATCCGAATCGCTGACTTTGGCATGGCCTCCCTGCAGGTGGGAGACAGTCTGTTAGAGACCAGCTGTGG ATCTCCACATTATGCGTGTCCTGAAGTCATACGG GGGGAGAAATATGATGGGCGGAGAGCAGACGTGTGGAGCTGTGGGGTCATCCTGTTTGCTCTGTTGGTG GGTGCCCTGCCTTTTGACCACGATAATTTACGCCAGCTCCTGGAGAAGGTGAAAAGCGGAGTGTTCCACATGCCCCACTTCATTCCCCCAGACTGCCAGTCTCTGCTCAAGGGCATGATTGAGGTCAACCCTGAGAAGAGGCTCACG CTAGAGGCCATCCAGAAACATGCCTGGTACCA GGGTGGCCGCAACGAGCCTTGTCCAGAGCAGCCTCCTCCCAGGCGAGTGTGCGTGAAGCGAATCTCTTCCCTGACCGAACTGGACCCAGATGTGCTGGACAGCATGCACTCGCTGGGCTGTTTCAGAGACCGAGTCAAGCTCACCCGAGACCTGCAGTGTGAAGA GGAAAACCAGGAGAagatgatttattatttgttgcTGGACAGAAAAGAGCGCTACCCAAGCTATGAGGATGAGGACCTACCTCCGCGCAATGACGTAG CAGACCCTCCGAGAAAGCGTGTTGACTCTCCGATGCTGACACGCCACGGCCGCTGCCGTCCCGAGAGGAAAAGCCTGGAGGTGCTGAGTGTGACTGAACAGGGGTCTCCCACCCCGCCTCGCAGGACCCTGGATACAGCTGCACACAGCCAAAG GTCTCGCTCAGTGAGTGGAGCTTCCACTGGTCTCTCCTCCAGCCCGCTCAGCAGCCCCCGG GTCACTCCCCAGGGCTCTCCGTTGCCCACACCCTTGGGCACCCCTGTCCACCACCCTCACCACCCCTCCTCCACCccgccctcctcttcctcgtcctcgtcctcctcgcgggcggagggagggggaggggtgggTTCGTTGTCGCTGACCCCGCCCTCCAGTCCAGGAGGGGGAAGCGGCATGGCAGCCAGCAGCTCTGCCCACTGGAGGACTCGCCTCAATTCTTTCAAGAACAACCTGTTGGGCTCGCCCCGTTTCCATCGTCGCAAGCTGCAGG ttcCTACATCAGAAGACATGTCCAGTCTAACGCCAGAATCCAGCCCAGA ATTGGCCAAGAAATCATGGTTTGGAAACTTCATTGGTttagagaaagaggagcagatCTTTGTGGTCATCAGAGACAAACCTCTGAGCTCAGTTAAGGCCGACATTGTGCACGCCTTCCTGTCT ATCCCGTCACTCAGCCACAGTGTCATCTCCCAGACCAGCTTCCGGGCCGAGTACAAGTCCTCCGGCGGCCCCTCCGTCTTCCAGAAGCCTGTCAAGTTCCAGGTGGACATTGCTTTCTCAGAGGGCGAGAGGGAgcgagacagggagagaggcgagagggagggaaggagggagagcgGACTCTACAGCGTGACATTCTCCCTCATATCAG GCCCCAGTCGCAGGTTCAGACGAGTGGTGGAGACGATTCAAGCTCAGCTTCTCAGCTCTCATGATCAACCCATGGTGCCAGGCCTATCTG ATCCCTTCCCAGATGAGAAGAATAGCCGGCCCCACGGCACCCCCACCCGCCAAAACTCGAGGCGCTCCGAGGGTGGGGGCGACAGGTGTGAGTGGGGCGACCGCGCCGATGGTGCAGGCATAGGAGGCAGCGGGGGAGTCCTGCAGCGCAGAGGCTCGGCCAAAGAGAGAACCCGACTGCTGTCCTCCAACGGAACCCAGTCCCAACCGTAG